In one window of Pseudooceanicola aestuarii DNA:
- a CDS encoding efflux RND transporter periplasmic adaptor subunit, producing the protein MRTFLMLIVSAAILAGAYVVTFGLPAQVAAIMGSDSAAPETGGAPAGAARGPGRPGGPRGRSGATTVVTTALERQPYDSVLTAIGTASALRSVEVVSDAAGTVIETNLAPNREVEAGEVLVRFDARTQVLNLEIAQAELDQARDTVSRYERLRNTGSATVTDVTLSEARVSQRLAEAAVGLAEVALEDKTIRAPIAGRLGLSDVDVGDALAANAVIATIDQADALLVEFELPERAIGLLARADEVLLSTSTFTGRVFTGTVVSFDSRIDSVTRSVTVKARIDNPEGMLWPGMTFSVRLVQQSDPLPALPATAITWSRSGSSVWIDADGVAQQAPVTILFRRDEMVWIDADIPDGAMIVTEGAQKLREGARLDRAGEDGAGAGGAGGQRGPRNGVRDGSREPARRPGNSPTASGAGDTPADTGATPGRPATAKEPT; encoded by the coding sequence ATGCGCACATTTCTCATGCTGATCGTGTCGGCAGCGATCCTGGCCGGGGCCTACGTGGTGACCTTCGGGCTGCCAGCACAGGTGGCGGCCATCATGGGCAGTGACAGCGCCGCGCCCGAAACCGGTGGCGCCCCCGCTGGCGCCGCGCGGGGGCCGGGCAGGCCCGGCGGGCCGCGCGGCCGGTCCGGGGCGACCACGGTGGTGACCACAGCGCTGGAACGCCAGCCCTATGACAGCGTACTGACCGCCATCGGCACCGCCTCTGCCCTGCGCAGCGTGGAGGTCGTGTCGGACGCCGCCGGCACGGTGATCGAGACCAACCTGGCCCCCAACCGGGAGGTCGAGGCCGGCGAAGTGCTGGTCCGGTTCGATGCCCGGACCCAGGTTCTGAACCTAGAGATCGCGCAGGCGGAATTGGATCAGGCCCGCGATACCGTCTCTCGCTATGAACGGCTGCGCAACACCGGCAGCGCCACCGTCACGGATGTCACCCTGTCCGAAGCGCGGGTCAGCCAGCGCCTGGCCGAAGCCGCTGTCGGGCTGGCCGAAGTCGCGCTGGAGGACAAGACGATCCGCGCCCCCATCGCCGGCCGCCTTGGGCTGAGCGACGTGGATGTCGGCGATGCGCTGGCCGCCAATGCGGTGATCGCCACCATCGACCAGGCCGACGCGCTTCTGGTGGAATTCGAACTGCCCGAACGCGCCATCGGCCTGTTGGCCCGCGCCGACGAAGTCCTGCTGAGCACCTCGACCTTCACCGGGCGGGTCTTCACCGGGACGGTCGTGTCTTTTGACAGCCGGATCGACAGCGTCACCCGCAGCGTGACAGTCAAGGCGCGGATCGACAATCCCGAGGGGATGCTGTGGCCGGGCATGACGTTCTCCGTCCGGCTGGTTCAGCAAAGCGACCCGCTGCCGGCGTTGCCCGCAACGGCGATCACCTGGTCCCGCAGCGGGTCAAGCGTGTGGATCGATGCGGACGGAGTTGCCCAACAGGCCCCCGTGACCATCCTGTTCCGCCGCGACGAGATGGTTTGGATTGATGCCGATATCCCCGACGGCGCCATGATCGTCACCGAGGGCGCGCAGAAGCTGCGCGAAGGCGCAAGACTTGACCGCGCAGGGGAGGATGGCGCGGGGGCAGGCGGTGCGGGGGGACAGCGCGGCCCCCGGAATGGCGTCCGCGACGGCAGCCGAGAACCGGCCCGCCGGCCCGGCAACAGCCCCACTGCTTCGGGCGCGGGCGACACGCCGGCCGATACGGGCGCGACCCCCGGCCGGCCCGCCACCGCAAAGGAACCGACATGA